In Lathamus discolor isolate bLatDis1 chromosome 1, bLatDis1.hap1, whole genome shotgun sequence, the following are encoded in one genomic region:
- the AP1AR gene encoding AP-1 complex-associated regulatory protein isoform X1, which yields MGNCWAQWCCGLFFRRDGGRLQCGRGSKYFRTCSTGEHFTIEFENLVESDEGESPGSSHRPLTEEEIADLKDKHYDFIAEKQRVVDVKLQAELALEEEKLRLEEEALYAAQREAARAAKQKKLLEQHRQQRITQRAHAINNGEYESSVAEEDLDSFLRNTKFQYEAFRSSRLSSDATVLTPNTESSCDLMTKTKSVSGNDDSTSLDLEWEDEEGMNRMIPMRERSKTEEDILRAALKFNNKKKGSNPASASDDSNGLEWENDFVSAEMDDNGNSEYAGFVNPVLELSVSDVRTSVSDRQDR from the exons atcCAAGTATTTTAGAACCTGTTCAACAGGAGAACACTTCACTATAGAG tttgAGAACCTGGTGGAAAGTGATGAG GGAGAAAGCCCAGGAAGCAGTCACAG ACCTCTGACTGAGGAAGAAATTGCTGACTTGAAAGACAAACATTATGACTTCATTGCTGAGAAGCAGAGAGTTGTTGATGTGAAGCTTCAGGCAGAG TTAGCCTTAGAAGAGGAGAAGTTAAGACTAGAAGAGGAGGCTTTATATGCTGCACAACGTGaagcagccagggcagcaaagcagaaaaagcttttggAG CAACATAGACAGCAAAGGATAACCCAGAGAGCACATGCTATTAATAATGGAGAATATGAGAG CTCAGTGGCAGAGGAAGACCTCGATTCCTtcttaagaaatacaaaattccAGTATGAAGCTTTTCGCAGTAGTA GACTTTCATCTGATGCTACAGTGCTTACACCCAACACGGAGAGCAGTTGTGACTTAATGACCAAAACCAAATCAGTGAGTGGAAATGATGACAGCACTTCATTAGATTTAGAGTGGGAAGATGAAGAAG GCATGAACAGGATGATTCCAATGAGAGAACGCTCCAAAACAGAAGAAGATATACTCCGGGCAGCACTGAAATTCaataacaagaagaaaggaagtaaTCCAGCTTCAGCCTCTGATGATTCCAATGGATTAGAGTGGGAGAATGACTTTGTTAGTGCTGAAATGGATGATAATGGCAATTCCGAATACGCCGGATTTGTAAATCCTGTGTTAGAGTTGTCTGTATCAGATGTAAGGACATCTGTTTCTGATCGTCAAGACAGGTAG
- the AP1AR gene encoding AP-1 complex-associated regulatory protein isoform X2 — protein sequence MGNCWAQWCCGLFFRRDGGRLQCGRGSKYFRTCSTGEHFTIEFENLVESDEGESPGSSHRPLTEEEIADLKDKHYDFIAEKQRVVDVKLQAEQHRQQRITQRAHAINNGEYESSVAEEDLDSFLRNTKFQYEAFRSSRLSSDATVLTPNTESSCDLMTKTKSVSGNDDSTSLDLEWEDEEGMNRMIPMRERSKTEEDILRAALKFNNKKKGSNPASASDDSNGLEWENDFVSAEMDDNGNSEYAGFVNPVLELSVSDVRTSVSDRQDR from the exons atcCAAGTATTTTAGAACCTGTTCAACAGGAGAACACTTCACTATAGAG tttgAGAACCTGGTGGAAAGTGATGAG GGAGAAAGCCCAGGAAGCAGTCACAG ACCTCTGACTGAGGAAGAAATTGCTGACTTGAAAGACAAACATTATGACTTCATTGCTGAGAAGCAGAGAGTTGTTGATGTGAAGCTTCAGGCAGAG CAACATAGACAGCAAAGGATAACCCAGAGAGCACATGCTATTAATAATGGAGAATATGAGAG CTCAGTGGCAGAGGAAGACCTCGATTCCTtcttaagaaatacaaaattccAGTATGAAGCTTTTCGCAGTAGTA GACTTTCATCTGATGCTACAGTGCTTACACCCAACACGGAGAGCAGTTGTGACTTAATGACCAAAACCAAATCAGTGAGTGGAAATGATGACAGCACTTCATTAGATTTAGAGTGGGAAGATGAAGAAG GCATGAACAGGATGATTCCAATGAGAGAACGCTCCAAAACAGAAGAAGATATACTCCGGGCAGCACTGAAATTCaataacaagaagaaaggaagtaaTCCAGCTTCAGCCTCTGATGATTCCAATGGATTAGAGTGGGAGAATGACTTTGTTAGTGCTGAAATGGATGATAATGGCAATTCCGAATACGCCGGATTTGTAAATCCTGTGTTAGAGTTGTCTGTATCAGATGTAAGGACATCTGTTTCTGATCGTCAAGACAGGTAG
- the TIFA gene encoding LOW QUALITY PROTEIN: TRAF-interacting protein with FHA domain-containing protein A (The sequence of the model RefSeq protein was modified relative to this genomic sequence to represent the inferred CDS: deleted 1 base in 1 codon; substituted 1 base at 1 genomic stop codon): MTSFEEAETEETVTCLHMTFYHPCQEDKMMFRCLNFCKREQGRRGEMAKFGQDSNVCHYNFMDSLISXIQFSLQLYRKLKSAELCFEIKNMSKKTKLIMDQTELCYFNKINLPWKCIICFGDYQILAETQEGESMDYFETHSHLAKAPILRERCHSLVQAAVMAGISSSMFPSHSKSPIETDENESC, translated from the exons ATGACCTCTTTTGAAGAAGctgaaactgaagaaacagTAACATGTCTCCACATGACCTTTTACCACCCTTGTCAAGAGGACAAAATGATGTTTCGTTGCTTGAATTTCTGTAAGCGAGAACAGGGCAGGAGAGGTGAAATGGCCAAGTTTGGCCAGGATTCTAATGTCTGCCATTATAACTTCATGGATAGCTTG ATTTCTTGAATTCAGTTCTCCTTGCAGTTGTACAGGAAACTGAAGAGCGCAGAACTTTGTTTTGAGATAAAGAACATGAGCAAGAAAACTAAACTGATCATGGACCAGACAGAACTGTGTTACTTCAACAAAATCAACCTGCCATGGAAGTGCATCATTTGTTTTGGGGACTACCAGATTTTAGCAGAGACTCAAGAAGGGGAGTCCATGGATTATTTTGAAACTCACTCACACTTGGCTAAGGCGCCCATCTTACGAGAAAGGTGCCATTCTCTGGTACAGGCTGCAGTGATGGCAGGCATTTCTTCTTCTATGTTTCCTTCCCACAGCAAGAGCCCCATAGAGACTGATGAAAACGAGTCATGTTAG